The following are encoded in a window of Danio aesculapii chromosome 12, fDanAes4.1, whole genome shotgun sequence genomic DNA:
- the LOC130238296 gene encoding uncharacterized protein LOC130238296: MEPTVRFRVLIDHEVKKLTLKSGIPSTVDELVAAIQEQFAITTEISVQYKDEEFNDFFTLTTTKELKDKDTLKVVYVPLNITLTVVPQESTPDASSVCSLSESVTHSDVSDDTVILSPSPSERQYPWPAVFPIPTFSHNTELALSQGNEIYLRDGTLLTSPSVKADILERLAEAMFCYTAYPNDAQRSAVAQALIEKHPCLKEPGSFNGIYGWQQSLKYKCGNYRTKRKALGSPELLINSMKHKVGDERKPAKNIKKPKRAEVNFLPQHPSGDTDNSLENVRLELIEASKKRDVKSINDMMARTYSCRRMEVVAQSPDVPKLKERWPALFEPFQINEEFRRCTAVPLESMFMSQLDKYTPKLLDLFSAKGGAAGQRIKNLLLELIQDPSTSVVKKRDVTLRCLIEYMGESGQELISDYIGKTESSVHEDLNMRNMQIYVCCEPDAVGIIIEGIPVLTDLGNLARACCLLLGMTYALNLQYPPQLCKTFEVFQRLFVGLDTLRPKPSSRFMTLKNKLLS; encoded by the exons ATGGAACCAACAGTCAGATTCCGGGTCCTCATTGATCACGAGGTCAAAAAACTTACACTCAAAAGTGGCATACCCTCAACTGTTGATGAATTGGTTGCAGCCATCCAAGAACAATTTGCCATCACCACTGAAATCAGTGTTCAGTACAAAGATGAAGAGTTTAATGACTTTTTCACTCTAACGACCACAAAGGAACTTAAAGATAAAGACACACTGAAAGTAGTGTATGTTCCGTTAAACATAACACTGACTGTTGTTCCCCAGGAAAGCACCCCTGATGCCTCCAGTGTGTGCTCTTTATCAGAGTCTGTGACACACTCTGACGTCTCAGATGATACTGTGATTCTCTCTCCTTCACCCTCTGAAAGACAATATCCATGGCCTGCTGTATTTCCAATTCCAACTTTCTCACACAATACTGAGCTGGCTTTGAGTCAAGGTAATGAGATTTATTTAAGAGATGGCACCCTACTGACATCACCCAGTGTCAAAGCAGATATCTTGGAGCGCCTGGCAGAGGCCATGTTTTGCTATACAGCATACCCCAATGATGCCCAGAGATCTGCAGTAGCACAGGCACTAATAGAAAAGCATCCCTGTTTGAAGGAACCGGgatcttttaatggaatttatgGGTGGCAACAAAGCCTGAAATACAAATGTGGAAACTATCGTACCAAACGCAAAGCATTGGGAAGTCCTGAACTCCTGATAAACTCAATGAAACACAAGGTGGGAGATGAGAGAAAACCTgctaaaaacatcaaaaaaccAAAGAGGGCAGAAGTAAATTTCCTGCCTCAGCACCCTTCAGGTGATACAGATAACAGCCTTGAGAATGTGAGACTTGAGTTAATAGAAGCCAGCAAGAAAAGGGATGTCAAAAGCATAAATGACATGATGGCCAGGACGTATAGCTGCAGAAGAATGGAAGTGGTTGCCCAGTCCCCAGATGTACCAAAATTGAAAGAAAGATGGCCTGCCCTCTTTGAACCATTCCAG ATAAATGAAGAATTCCGAAGGTGTACTGCAGTTCCACTAGAATCAATGTTTATGTCCCAGCTGGACAAGTACACTCCAAAACTTCTTGACCTGTTTAGTGCGAAGGGTGGAGCAGCTGGTCAACGCATCAAGAACTTGTTATTGGAACTGATACAG GATCCGAGTACCTCTGTGGTGAAGAAAAGAGACGTGACTCTGAGATGCCTCATTGAATACATGGGAGAGAGTGGGCAAGAGCTCATCTCTGACTACATT GGAAAAACGGAGAGCAGTGTCCATGAGGACTTGAACATGCGCAATATGCAGATATATGTCTGCTGTGAACCAGATGCAGTGGGCATCATCATTGAGGGAATTCCGGTGCTTACTGATCTTGGAAATCTGGCCAGGGCATGTTGCTTGCTTCTGGGGATGACATATGCTCTGAACTTGCAGTATCCACCACAACTTTGCAAAACATTTGAGGTGTTCCAAAGACTTTTTGTGGGACTTGACACACTGCGCCCAAAGCCTTCTTCCCGATTCATGACACTCAAAAACAAACTTCTGAGTTAG